From a single Leptospira levettii genomic region:
- a CDS encoding GNAT family N-acetyltransferase — translation MKPNTISKTERILEVRLAENQLEIERALALRYEVFNLEMGEGLPQSSATRKDRDEYDLYCHHLIVIDKSTEDKKIVGTYRILTRQNAKNGIGFYSENEFDITSIYNLPDEIAEVGRSCVHPEYRDGSVISLLWQGLAEFMNKHNVRYLMGCGSIHSTDASVASQSYGFLKAKDAIAPEEFRVYPNPDYVLPGFDANFHVEDPKSISKNIPPLLKGYLRVGAKICGIPALDSVFGTTDVFILFDRKEITERYAKHYMNA, via the coding sequence ATGAAACCAAATACTATCAGTAAAACAGAACGAATTTTAGAAGTTCGTTTAGCAGAAAACCAACTCGAAATTGAAAGAGCACTTGCGTTACGTTATGAAGTGTTTAACCTAGAAATGGGAGAAGGTCTGCCACAATCTTCTGCTACCAGAAAAGATCGTGATGAGTATGACTTATACTGCCACCACTTAATCGTAATCGATAAATCAACAGAAGATAAAAAAATTGTTGGAACCTATCGTATCCTCACGCGTCAAAATGCTAAAAACGGAATCGGTTTTTATAGCGAAAACGAATTTGATATCACATCCATTTACAACCTTCCAGATGAAATTGCAGAAGTAGGACGTTCATGTGTTCACCCTGAATACAGAGATGGTTCCGTAATTTCTTTATTATGGCAAGGCCTTGCAGAATTCATGAACAAACATAATGTTCGTTATCTCATGGGTTGTGGATCCATCCACTCCACTGATGCATCGGTTGCTTCACAATCGTATGGATTTTTAAAAGCCAAAGATGCAATTGCACCAGAAGAATTTCGTGTGTATCCAAACCCTGATTACGTTCTTCCAGGTTTTGATGCAAATTTTCATGTGGAAGATCCTAAATCAATCTCCAAAAATATCCCTCCACTTTTGAAAGGATACCTCCGAGTGGGTGCTAAAATCTGTGGAATTCCTGCACTGGATTCTGTTTTTGGTACTACAGACGTGTTCATTCTTTTCGACCGCAAGGAAATTACGGAGAGATATGCGAAACACTATATGAATGCATGA
- a CDS encoding DNA gyrase subunit A yields the protein MKNEEQYPKRPFEDQVNDDQRKYSRYVCDSRAIPQEIDGLKPVQRRILWAMWNSDARNRHTKTVKVAGLAMGYHPHGDRSIQDALSQMAQDFAFANNYPLVHGEGTFGDVLDPNAIASPRYTEVKLSDFAKDLGFFESLPDIDYVKNYDETEDEPIHFVGKVPVVLLNNIQGIATGFRCFIPAHKLSDVIDSQVTYLKTGKPKKITPWYKGYGGEVKMSKNDNGSTVMSTTFGFKKEDGKLFLVDSPMNWNREKVVNYLDDLIEKKDNWLKDYIDHSSQTFKIELVAKKGEEPSEKEIKELFSKENNEVLTINVITHEGKLRNFVPEEIIKRFCDFRKTHLIRRFKRLAGLEKEKIDRNSELIRFIKEKWNEKVTGIKSKKEFEEKLKAAKFVYFEWLSSIPVYRMTLEEVRKCEEAIVEAKTKYTEYTALQKDDKKLTGFMTDELDELKKKWDPK from the coding sequence ATGAAGAACGAAGAACAGTATCCGAAACGCCCCTTTGAAGACCAAGTTAACGATGACCAAAGGAAATACTCCCGCTATGTATGCGATTCGAGAGCCATTCCACAAGAAATTGATGGCCTAAAGCCTGTTCAACGACGAATTCTTTGGGCGATGTGGAACTCCGATGCGAGAAACCGTCATACCAAAACAGTAAAAGTAGCTGGTCTTGCGATGGGATACCACCCTCATGGTGACAGATCGATCCAAGATGCTCTCTCCCAAATGGCACAAGACTTTGCGTTTGCAAACAACTATCCATTAGTGCACGGAGAAGGAACCTTTGGTGACGTTCTTGATCCCAATGCAATTGCATCTCCTCGTTATACAGAAGTCAAACTTTCTGACTTTGCCAAAGACTTAGGATTTTTTGAAAGTTTACCTGACATTGATTATGTCAAAAATTACGATGAAACAGAAGATGAACCGATTCATTTTGTGGGAAAGGTTCCTGTTGTTCTCTTAAATAACATCCAAGGGATTGCAACGGGATTTCGTTGTTTTATACCTGCACACAAACTCAGTGACGTTATTGATTCTCAAGTAACCTATTTAAAAACAGGAAAACCTAAAAAGATCACTCCATGGTACAAAGGGTACGGTGGAGAAGTAAAAATGTCCAAAAATGACAATGGTAGCACTGTCATGTCTACGACATTTGGTTTCAAAAAAGAAGATGGGAAATTGTTTTTGGTAGATTCTCCCATGAATTGGAACCGAGAAAAGGTTGTGAACTACTTAGATGATTTGATCGAAAAGAAAGACAATTGGTTAAAGGACTACATTGATCATTCCAGCCAAACATTTAAAATCGAACTTGTTGCTAAAAAAGGGGAAGAACCTTCCGAGAAAGAAATCAAAGAACTTTTCTCCAAAGAAAACAATGAAGTTCTAACAATTAATGTCATCACACATGAAGGTAAACTTCGTAATTTTGTTCCTGAAGAAATCATCAAACGTTTCTGTGATTTCCGAAAAACCCATCTGATCCGCAGATTCAAACGCCTTGCTGGGTTAGAAAAAGAAAAAATTGATCGTAACTCTGAACTCATTCGTTTCATCAAAGAAAAATGGAACGAAAAAGTAACAGGCATTAAATCGAAAAAAGAATTCGAAGAAAAGTTAAAAGCTGCCAAATTCGTTTACTTTGAATGGTTGTCTTCGATTCCCGTTTACCGTATGACTTTGGAAGAAGTTCGTAAATGTGAAGAAGCCATTGTAGAAGCAAAAACCAAATACACTGAGTATACGGCTTTGCAAAAAGATGATAAAAAACTCACAGGTTTTATGACTGATGAGTTGGATGAACTGAAGAAAAAATGGGATCCGAAATAG
- a CDS encoding heme oxygenase (biliverdin-producing), with the protein MSVAMMLREGTAQKHEETEKVPYIRAIFRGGLDAQTYTYQLESLHAVYQVMEDLYRQNKDNPILSKLYFPSLFREKTLAEDIATFQKKFGTKLRGEVSKATQNYIDHIRKIANSKPELLVAQAYVRYLGDLSGGQAIKKVVAKTFGLEGNEGTAFYEFPEIEDLMAFKGIYRQNLDTLPLNDSQKTELLEEAKTTFDLNKFLFLELDSDLKQNIGMERYQTLLPAG; encoded by the coding sequence ATGTCAGTTGCAATGATGTTACGAGAGGGGACGGCACAAAAACACGAGGAAACGGAAAAAGTACCTTACATCCGTGCGATTTTCCGAGGGGGATTGGACGCACAAACCTACACCTACCAATTGGAAAGTTTACACGCAGTGTACCAAGTCATGGAAGACCTCTACCGCCAAAACAAAGACAATCCCATCCTTTCTAAACTGTATTTCCCTAGTTTGTTTCGCGAAAAAACATTGGCAGAAGATATTGCCACATTCCAAAAGAAATTTGGAACAAAACTCAGAGGGGAAGTTTCCAAAGCGACTCAAAACTACATCGATCATATTCGCAAAATTGCAAATTCCAAACCTGAACTTTTAGTAGCACAAGCTTACGTGCGTTATTTGGGAGATTTATCTGGTGGTCAGGCTATTAAAAAAGTAGTGGCAAAAACCTTTGGTCTAGAAGGTAATGAAGGAACTGCTTTTTATGAATTTCCAGAGATCGAAGATCTAATGGCATTTAAAGGAATTTATCGCCAAAATTTGGATACTTTGCCTTTGAATGATTCGCAAAAAACAGAACTACTAGAAGAAGCAAAAACTACGTTTGATTTGAATAAATTTTTGTTTTTGGAACTTGATTCCGATCTGAAACAAAATATTGGAATGGAACGTTACCAAACTCTTCTACCAGCAGGTTAA
- the polA gene encoding DNA polymerase I produces the protein MSGRLLIIDGHALAFRAYFAFAASNLTNSKTGLPSGAIFGFWRMLFKLLQDEHVTHIAFTFDPGTRLERNDLYEDYKAHRKPMPEDLKPQIQKIYEMLQALEFPMYKINGIEADDIIGSLCKKFGKEFEEIVILSSDKDLYQVLDKNIHMLRGKRGVSEFEKIDPKWVKANIGITKEQVPDYMGLLGDASDNIPGVKGIGEKGAAKLIQEFGDLETIYKKIDKVKNKSLIDKLIAEKENAFLSRKLATIVTNLKLDIKKSDLKLPNYHDPKKVQYFKDEGYNVLHRDLAKQAGIPIASDGDTKEESPAAKKSSKGKKESITEVSTDGSKKGKTSVASTTVVAKKSYKRIQTIDELKKIISKLNSKKPLSIDTETTSQDPMMAEILGISFSEEPGVAYYIAFSHSESIYSHLLPSAEETLKILKPMLEDEKWKKVGQNIKYDLLVFKNYGIELKGIYFDTMLASYLLNPGERRHNMDDMAVDYLNYKTITYEELVGTGKKKQNLYDIDPDKVSEYACEDADITLQLHNALSPKMEENIHKKLFYEMEMPVLLTLADMEFEGIAVDKKYFESLSVTFDTKIKEHEKNIHFYAGRQFNVNSTKELQTVLFEDLRLPAEKKTQTGYSTDHSVLESLQGTHPIIDDLLAIRKFSKLKSTYTDTLPTLVNPKTNRIHTSYNQTIAATGRLSSTNPNLQNIPIKDEEGRLLRKGFIAKKGFEILSLDYSQIELRIMAHFSNDPNMIDAYKSGADIHKRTAAGIFGVSEDQVTPDMRNKAKVVNFSVIYGVTSFGLSNNLRISRKEAKEFIEKYFAAYKGVATYMEEIVEFCKENGYVETLLGRRRYLPDIHSSHKMVSEGAKRVAINSPIQGTSADMIKLAMIRIHEKIKKESFRSKLLLQVHDELVFEVDPKEKKEFYQMAKEEMESAMKLKVPIVAQGKFGGNWDEAH, from the coding sequence ATGAGTGGGAGATTATTAATCATTGATGGGCATGCACTTGCCTTTCGGGCTTATTTTGCATTTGCCGCTTCAAATCTTACCAATTCCAAAACTGGATTACCCAGTGGTGCCATTTTTGGTTTTTGGAGGATGCTTTTTAAACTGCTTCAAGATGAACATGTTACCCATATTGCCTTTACCTTTGATCCAGGCACAAGGTTAGAAAGAAACGACCTTTATGAAGATTACAAAGCGCATAGAAAACCTATGCCTGAAGATCTAAAACCTCAAATCCAAAAAATATATGAAATGTTACAAGCATTGGAATTCCCAATGTATAAAATCAATGGCATTGAAGCAGATGATATTATAGGATCTCTTTGCAAAAAGTTTGGAAAGGAATTTGAAGAAATAGTCATCCTTTCAAGTGATAAAGATTTATACCAAGTATTAGACAAAAACATACACATGTTACGTGGGAAACGAGGTGTATCTGAGTTTGAAAAAATTGATCCCAAGTGGGTGAAGGCAAATATCGGAATCACAAAAGAACAAGTTCCTGATTATATGGGACTTCTTGGTGATGCTTCGGACAATATTCCTGGCGTAAAAGGGATTGGAGAAAAGGGTGCCGCAAAACTCATCCAAGAATTTGGAGATTTAGAAACCATTTACAAAAAAATTGATAAGGTCAAAAATAAATCTCTGATCGATAAACTCATTGCTGAAAAAGAAAATGCATTTTTGTCCAGGAAACTGGCAACCATTGTAACCAATCTCAAACTAGACATTAAAAAGTCGGATCTAAAATTACCAAACTACCATGATCCCAAAAAAGTTCAGTATTTTAAGGATGAAGGTTACAATGTCCTACATCGTGATTTAGCAAAACAAGCAGGGATTCCCATTGCCAGTGATGGTGACACAAAAGAAGAATCTCCTGCTGCCAAAAAATCATCGAAAGGAAAAAAAGAATCGATCACAGAAGTGTCTACAGATGGATCTAAAAAAGGAAAAACTTCTGTTGCCTCTACTACAGTTGTCGCCAAAAAATCTTATAAACGAATCCAAACCATTGATGAATTAAAAAAAATCATCTCAAAACTGAATTCGAAAAAACCTTTATCCATCGATACAGAGACAACCTCACAGGATCCGATGATGGCAGAAATACTTGGTATTTCTTTTTCGGAAGAACCAGGTGTTGCCTATTACATTGCCTTCTCTCATTCCGAATCGATTTACAGCCACCTTCTCCCTTCAGCAGAAGAAACACTTAAGATCCTTAAACCAATGTTAGAGGATGAAAAGTGGAAAAAAGTGGGCCAAAACATTAAATACGATCTCCTCGTATTTAAGAATTATGGAATTGAATTAAAGGGCATTTATTTTGATACAATGCTTGCTTCCTATCTCTTAAATCCGGGAGAAAGACGCCATAATATGGATGATATGGCTGTTGATTACCTCAACTACAAAACCATCACTTACGAAGAGTTAGTTGGGACAGGAAAGAAAAAACAAAATCTCTACGATATTGATCCAGACAAAGTTTCTGAATATGCATGTGAAGATGCAGACATCACATTACAACTTCATAATGCCCTTTCACCAAAAATGGAAGAAAACATACATAAAAAACTGTTTTATGAAATGGAGATGCCAGTACTACTCACATTAGCCGATATGGAATTTGAAGGAATTGCCGTAGACAAAAAATACTTCGAATCATTGTCTGTGACCTTTGATACCAAAATCAAAGAACACGAAAAAAACATTCATTTTTATGCAGGTAGACAATTCAATGTTAACTCTACCAAAGAACTGCAAACAGTTTTGTTTGAAGATCTACGACTCCCTGCTGAGAAAAAAACGCAAACTGGTTATTCTACTGACCATTCAGTTTTGGAATCATTACAAGGCACCCATCCCATCATCGATGATCTATTAGCGATTCGAAAATTTTCCAAATTAAAATCCACTTATACAGATACATTACCAACACTTGTGAATCCCAAAACCAATCGGATCCACACAAGTTATAACCAAACCATTGCAGCAACAGGACGACTCTCATCTACCAATCCAAACTTACAAAACATCCCCATTAAAGACGAAGAAGGAAGATTGTTACGAAAAGGGTTTATTGCGAAAAAAGGTTTTGAAATCCTTTCCCTTGACTATAGTCAAATTGAACTTAGGATCATGGCTCATTTCTCAAATGATCCCAATATGATTGATGCTTACAAATCTGGAGCTGACATTCACAAACGCACGGCTGCAGGTATTTTTGGTGTCTCGGAAGACCAAGTAACTCCCGATATGCGAAACAAAGCAAAAGTGGTGAACTTTTCTGTGATTTATGGTGTTACCTCTTTTGGTTTGTCCAATAATTTAAGAATCAGCAGAAAAGAAGCAAAAGAGTTTATTGAGAAATATTTTGCCGCATACAAAGGTGTCGCCACTTATATGGAAGAGATCGTTGAGTTCTGCAAAGAAAATGGATATGTAGAAACCCTACTTGGACGAAGGCGTTACCTTCCCGATATCCATTCTTCACATAAAATGGTAAGTGAAGGTGCTAAACGAGTTGCCATCAACTCTCCTATTCAAGGTACATCTGCCGATATGATCAAATTGGCAATGATTCGGATCCATGAAAAAATAAAAAAGGAATCGTTTCGATCCAAACTATTGTTACAAGTACATGATGAACTCGTGTTTGAAGTCGATCCGAAAGAAAAAAAAGAATTTTACCAAATGGCAAAAGAAGAAATGGAATCCGCAATGAAACTCAAAGTTCCCATTGTTGCGCAAGGCAAGTTTGGTGGAAATTGGGATGAAGCACATTAG
- a CDS encoding glycosyltransferase: MILHINTSREWRGGEQQLYYLVQGLANYKIPQMVVGQPGSPLETKCKDNGYEFVPIEMRGEWDRKAYKNIRSLCLSKNIKLIHTHTAHAHTLALLAKRNHLNIPLIVSRRVDFKPKTSFFSKWKYQHPANDYYLPVSQKIKEVMISSKIAPERIITVYSGIDLKRFSKPTAHEYLREEFHIPKKAVIIGNVAALVDHKDQETLIHAISKMKSNLDFRLLIVGEGKLEKKLKTLTDSLNLNDKIIFTGYRKDIPALLSLFDIFTLTSKEEGLGTAVLDAMACSLPIVATNGGGIGEMLDHNEGAFVCPVGDSDVIAQGLDKLVSSEDLREQFGNFNKTSVKRFSVTKTIDKTKLIYYSFLGDSLYGEGK, from the coding sequence TTGATCCTACATATCAACACTTCTCGCGAATGGCGCGGTGGAGAACAACAGCTTTATTATCTCGTTCAAGGTTTGGCAAATTACAAAATCCCACAAATGGTAGTGGGCCAACCAGGTTCACCACTCGAAACTAAATGCAAAGACAACGGATACGAGTTTGTTCCCATTGAGATGCGCGGAGAATGGGATAGAAAAGCATATAAGAATATTCGATCTCTCTGTTTATCTAAAAATATCAAACTAATTCATACTCATACTGCACACGCACATACTTTAGCATTACTTGCTAAACGAAATCATCTCAATATCCCTCTCATCGTATCAAGGAGAGTGGACTTCAAACCAAAAACCAGCTTTTTCTCTAAATGGAAATACCAACACCCAGCTAACGATTACTATCTTCCAGTTTCTCAAAAAATTAAAGAAGTAATGATCAGTAGCAAAATTGCGCCTGAACGGATCATCACTGTATATTCGGGAATTGACCTCAAACGATTTTCAAAACCCACAGCACATGAATATTTACGCGAAGAGTTTCATATTCCCAAAAAAGCGGTGATCATTGGAAATGTGGCAGCCCTTGTTGACCACAAAGACCAAGAAACCTTAATTCATGCCATCTCCAAGATGAAATCAAATCTTGATTTTCGACTTTTGATTGTCGGTGAAGGTAAGTTAGAAAAAAAACTAAAAACACTTACCGATAGTTTAAACTTAAATGACAAAATCATTTTCACTGGATACAGAAAAGATATTCCCGCCTTACTTTCCTTATTCGATATATTTACATTGACATCTAAAGAAGAAGGACTTGGGACTGCAGTACTCGATGCAATGGCATGTAGTTTACCAATTGTCGCAACCAATGGTGGTGGAATTGGAGAAATGTTAGATCATAACGAAGGTGCCTTTGTTTGCCCTGTGGGAGATTCTGATGTAATTGCCCAAGGCCTCGACAAACTTGTTTCTTCAGAAGACCTAAGGGAACAATTCGGAAACTTTAACAAAACCTCTGTTAAACGTTTTTCCGTCACAAAAACGATCGATAAAACTAAATTAATTTATTATTCCTTTTTAGGTGATTCCTTATACGGAGAAGGCAAATGA
- a CDS encoding ATP-binding protein produces MTAPSEVIPYLLSPSPGSYAMFLPPDMSSVKQFRCELRRTLEDNGFSSDNIMQIELAADEALTNAVAANVSCDCDETIICRWRIDSAKFTLYILDYGSGLSGESPVPDNDKELLRSNQSQCFSTFLDHIKNHQSKKPETLPYNGSGQKHKNMGKGLKIINAMMDSVKVMFHGEGMVDEAPAGFKVMGSIVALEYDRSKHL; encoded by the coding sequence TTGACAGCACCATCTGAAGTGATTCCCTATCTGTTAAGCCCTTCGCCAGGTTCATACGCCATGTTCCTGCCTCCCGATATGTCTTCTGTCAAACAATTCCGCTGTGAATTAAGACGAACGTTAGAAGACAATGGGTTCAGCTCTGACAACATCATGCAAATTGAACTCGCTGCAGACGAAGCATTGACCAATGCTGTTGCTGCCAATGTCTCTTGTGATTGTGATGAGACCATCATCTGCCGTTGGCGGATTGATTCTGCAAAGTTCACTTTGTACATATTGGATTATGGATCAGGTTTATCAGGTGAGTCACCTGTTCCAGACAATGACAAGGAACTTTTACGTTCCAACCAATCACAATGTTTTTCAACCTTCCTCGATCACATCAAAAACCACCAAAGCAAAAAACCAGAAACCCTTCCTTATAATGGTTCCGGCCAAAAACATAAGAACATGGGAAAAGGATTGAAAATAATCAATGCCATGATGGACTCCGTTAAAGTAATGTTTCACGGAGAAGGAATGGTAGACGAAGCACCTGCTGGATTCAAAGTTATGGGATCCATCGTCGCTCTCGAATACGACCGTTCCAAACACTTATAA
- the gltX gene encoding glutamate--tRNA ligase — MTEVRTRFAPSPSGFLHVGGARTALFNYLYAKAKKGKFLLRIEDTDQDRSTEASFKIILESLKWLGMEWDEGPGVGGPNGPYTQSERIHIYKEYTDKLIKEKKAYRCFCTADELEGKKKQADAMGIPYIYDGKCSDLSDEEIHSQLEKKTPFTVRFKTPHKIVIVDDMIQGKVKFESKLIGDFIIVKSDGFPSYNYAVVIDDALMKITHVIRGVGHLSNTPRQILIFEAFGFPLPRFAHASEIVGTDGKKLSKRAGATSVLAFRDLGYSSETMRNYMALLGWTSPDGKEYMSDEELCSVFDVERCSKSPATFDVFKKLKEEEKETVDFNKLSLLGLAEYLNPKSKLNWMSNKYIRDAKIETLGKALEPFLKDCQIPDAYKSGENPQLLSILDSVRVYLDRLIQAPPYIEEFFLENVSFENDEAKQLVTEGKGTEVVTHFYQMVKGSSLTTPDAYKEIMAKVGEVTGEKGRTLFMPIRAITTGKSHGLELPILFSLLGQEKMVKRMEQLAGSLGISLR; from the coding sequence ATGACAGAAGTTCGTACCCGTTTTGCCCCATCCCCTTCCGGCTTTCTCCACGTTGGAGGAGCAAGGACTGCTCTATTTAATTATTTATATGCAAAGGCAAAAAAAGGAAAATTTTTACTTAGGATCGAAGACACAGACCAAGACAGATCCACAGAAGCATCCTTCAAAATCATCTTAGAATCTCTCAAATGGCTAGGTATGGAATGGGACGAAGGTCCAGGAGTTGGTGGACCTAACGGGCCTTATACCCAATCAGAACGAATTCATATCTACAAAGAATACACAGACAAACTCATCAAAGAAAAAAAAGCTTACCGATGTTTTTGTACAGCAGATGAACTTGAGGGCAAAAAAAAACAAGCAGATGCCATGGGAATTCCTTACATCTACGATGGAAAATGTTCTGATTTAAGTGACGAAGAAATACATTCACAACTAGAGAAAAAAACTCCCTTCACAGTTCGTTTCAAAACCCCTCACAAAATTGTGATCGTAGATGATATGATCCAAGGCAAAGTAAAGTTTGAATCCAAACTGATTGGTGATTTTATCATCGTAAAATCAGATGGATTCCCTTCGTATAACTATGCTGTGGTGATTGATGATGCGCTTATGAAAATCACACATGTGATCCGAGGTGTGGGCCATCTTTCCAATACACCAAGACAAATTTTAATTTTTGAAGCCTTTGGTTTCCCTCTCCCACGGTTTGCACATGCCAGTGAAATTGTTGGAACTGATGGTAAAAAACTTTCCAAACGAGCTGGTGCTACATCTGTCCTTGCGTTCCGTGACTTAGGTTACTCAAGTGAAACCATGCGAAATTACATGGCTCTCCTGGGATGGACTTCTCCCGATGGAAAAGAATACATGAGTGATGAAGAATTGTGTTCTGTCTTTGATGTGGAACGATGTTCGAAATCTCCTGCCACCTTTGATGTATTTAAAAAACTGAAAGAAGAAGAAAAAGAAACCGTCGACTTCAATAAACTTTCCTTACTTGGTCTTGCTGAATACCTAAACCCAAAATCAAAACTCAATTGGATGTCGAATAAATACATCCGCGATGCCAAAATTGAAACTCTTGGTAAAGCACTCGAACCATTTTTAAAAGACTGCCAAATCCCTGATGCGTATAAGTCAGGTGAGAACCCACAACTCCTTTCCATCTTGGATTCCGTTCGTGTGTATTTGGACAGACTCATCCAAGCTCCGCCTTACATCGAAGAATTCTTTTTAGAGAATGTGAGTTTCGAAAATGACGAAGCCAAACAATTGGTGACAGAAGGCAAAGGAACAGAAGTCGTCACTCACTTTTACCAAATGGTCAAAGGAAGTTCCCTCACCACTCCTGATGCGTACAAAGAAATCATGGCAAAAGTTGGTGAAGTGACAGGTGAAAAAGGAAGGACTCTTTTTATGCCAATTCGTGCCATCACTACTGGTAAATCACATGGATTGGAACTTCCCATCCTCTTTAGCCTACTGGGACAAGAGAAGATGGTCAAACGAATGGAACAATTGGCAGGTTCCTTAGGTATTTCACTTAGGTAA
- a CDS encoding MFS transporter: MGFPYTLVTLVFLSMLPVTMIVPVVKDIVKDRLLGSNWEVAYFTSIPMLGSFLFAPVAGIISDRFKNRKYFISLFCFLDAGLFYLLTVVTDMGLFLFLRFLEGASHIFIIGLLLSSAADQENDPKNKRYYGKGILMGITGMFLSLGGAFGMPLGILGRSNPLLPFYVGSGILVFVGIMSLFMLKDKGIHKVKDFKLNDLKLAILENPFLFVPFLFNFIDRFTVGFIISSFNIHLRETLAFHPGMLGVFLGLVLFPMSLLSYPSALLSRKTGVLPLVLVGSTIYGVFLGLSGTTNDYWFLFIFLLICGVGAGVMFVPSMMLASKMSKPGLTATTMSAFTGVGSLGFMLGPIVSVQMQSVFNSLLPQEYSFSALSFFFGFLEIGLVFMTIPFFKKILSKINRIDEEREKITLANPDPIL; encoded by the coding sequence TTGGGATTCCCGTATACACTCGTAACTTTAGTTTTTTTATCGATGTTGCCGGTCACAATGATTGTGCCCGTTGTCAAAGATATCGTAAAAGATCGTTTGCTCGGATCCAACTGGGAAGTTGCCTATTTTACAAGTATACCCATGTTAGGATCTTTTTTGTTTGCTCCAGTTGCGGGAATCATTTCTGATCGTTTCAAAAACAGAAAATACTTCATCAGTTTATTCTGTTTTTTGGACGCTGGATTGTTTTATCTTTTAACAGTCGTTACAGATATGGGATTATTTTTGTTCCTTCGTTTTTTGGAAGGAGCATCCCACATTTTTATCATTGGATTACTTTTAAGTTCTGCTGCTGACCAGGAGAATGATCCCAAAAACAAACGTTATTATGGCAAAGGAATTCTTATGGGGATCACAGGTATGTTTTTATCCCTTGGTGGAGCCTTTGGTATGCCTCTTGGAATTTTAGGTAGGAGTAATCCTCTATTACCTTTTTATGTTGGATCTGGTATTTTAGTTTTTGTTGGAATCATGAGTTTATTCATGTTAAAAGACAAAGGAATTCATAAAGTAAAAGATTTTAAGTTAAATGATTTAAAATTGGCTATTTTAGAAAACCCATTCTTATTTGTTCCTTTTTTATTTAATTTTATCGATCGTTTTACTGTTGGATTTATTATATCATCATTTAACATCCATTTGAGGGAAACATTAGCATTCCACCCAGGTATGTTGGGAGTGTTTTTGGGACTTGTCCTTTTCCCAATGAGTTTATTGTCCTATCCGTCAGCATTATTGTCTCGCAAAACGGGCGTTTTACCACTCGTTTTAGTTGGTTCTACTATCTACGGTGTGTTTTTAGGATTATCGGGAACAACCAATGATTATTGGTTTTTGTTTATTTTTTTGCTCATCTGTGGGGTTGGAGCAGGTGTGATGTTTGTTCCCTCTATGATGCTTGCAAGTAAGATGTCAAAACCTGGACTCACGGCCACCACTATGTCGGCATTTACTGGTGTGGGTTCTCTTGGATTTATGTTAGGTCCCATAGTTTCTGTGCAAATGCAGTCCGTTTTTAATTCCCTCTTACCCCAAGAATACAGTTTTTCTGCCCTTTCCTTCTTTTTTGGATTTTTAGAGATTGGACTTGTTTTTATGACAATTCCATTTTTTAAAAAGATTTTGAGTAAAATCAACCGAATCGATGAAGAAAGAGAAAAGATTACACTTGCCAATCCTGATCCAATCTTGTAG